Proteins from a single region of Chloroherpeton thalassium ATCC 35110:
- the priA gene encoding replication restart helicase PriA, with product MKHYHIEHLPEETAWLVYAEEYFRDAPLVCYASPELHEMIQPGSRVLIKIVGRKSKEVLGFVREVANGVSGAKPAAEIVDVFERGEPLFSPKLFGLIQWLANYYICRPIEALHAALPAELRVKPVEKVFLKPFELRSEPETIVKTDLRKRILSYLEKQSPLTVKQLQNRTQSKSLRLALTQLEAAGYIELKKSYARKGKPKLKTAYTLCKNFSEDEISSLKEDLQRAKKQAEVFERILAFEQKRFFKEELSASGQILDALCQRGILAKEKVDVSAQYRSVFRETSAKKPLTAAQEPVYEKIRAALQAAAFRTFLLHGVTGSGKTRIYIEAIRETLGAGKSALVLVPEISLTPQIAARFQAFFGDNLRVLHSAMNGSEKFEAWESLKTGKARVALGPRSAVFAPLENLGLVIVDEEHESSYKQFDKPPRYHARDTAIMRAKLEGAVCVLGSATPSFESYYNALSGKYELLTLSERADGAVAPEIKLVHFPKSAKKSQNLSQPLFEEIEKRHASGEQSILFLNRRGFAGSVRCEKCGFIAMCSDCHVPLVYHFQKAHLRCHYCGKVADTLHTCPKCGAKDLTLKSSGTERIEIELGQLFPPDDISRMDLDTTAGKDKHAEILKDFQTGKTKILLGTQMVAKGLDFPNVTLVGVINADIGLTLPDFRASERLFALLLQVAGRAGRGKKQGEVFMQVFNLESEVFRFVAKGDYEIFYNYEIESRKELFYPPFSRLAKIEFSGEEENEVASAAADFAKILIRDLDPESFDILGPAPAVMAKLKGRYRHQILIKQKGTTLISKKLFRKMQFEFRNESKFAAKVRLDIDVDTQSVM from the coding sequence TTGAAGCATTATCACATCGAACATTTGCCGGAGGAAACCGCGTGGCTCGTCTACGCTGAGGAATATTTTCGCGATGCGCCGCTCGTTTGCTACGCCTCGCCCGAATTGCACGAGATGATTCAACCGGGTTCGCGGGTTCTCATTAAAATTGTCGGTCGGAAATCGAAAGAGGTGTTAGGATTTGTTAGGGAAGTGGCAAATGGTGTTTCTGGTGCAAAGCCCGCCGCTGAAATCGTGGATGTGTTCGAGCGTGGCGAGCCGTTGTTTTCGCCGAAGCTTTTTGGGCTTATTCAATGGCTGGCGAATTATTATATCTGCCGACCGATTGAGGCGCTTCATGCTGCGCTGCCTGCGGAACTTCGCGTGAAGCCGGTTGAAAAAGTGTTCCTGAAACCATTCGAACTCCGAAGCGAACCGGAGACGATCGTTAAGACCGATTTACGAAAACGCATTCTTTCTTATCTCGAAAAACAATCTCCCCTAACCGTTAAGCAGCTTCAAAATCGCACGCAGTCGAAAAGCCTGCGCTTGGCGCTCACGCAGCTTGAAGCCGCAGGCTACATTGAACTGAAAAAATCTTACGCCCGAAAAGGAAAACCCAAACTCAAAACCGCTTACACGCTGTGCAAAAATTTTTCCGAAGATGAAATTTCGTCGCTGAAGGAGGACTTGCAGAGAGCGAAAAAACAAGCGGAGGTTTTCGAACGGATTCTCGCGTTTGAGCAAAAGCGTTTTTTCAAGGAAGAACTTTCGGCGTCGGGGCAAATTTTGGACGCGCTTTGCCAACGCGGCATTTTGGCGAAGGAAAAAGTGGATGTGTCGGCGCAATATCGGAGCGTGTTTCGCGAAACTTCTGCGAAAAAGCCGCTCACGGCGGCGCAAGAACCGGTTTATGAAAAAATCCGTGCGGCGCTCCAAGCGGCGGCGTTCCGAACTTTTTTGCTGCACGGCGTGACGGGCAGCGGCAAAACGCGAATCTACATCGAAGCCATTCGCGAAACGCTCGGCGCGGGCAAAAGTGCGCTCGTTTTAGTGCCCGAAATTTCCCTAACGCCGCAAATCGCCGCGCGATTTCAGGCATTTTTCGGCGACAATCTCCGCGTGCTGCACAGCGCCATGAATGGCTCGGAAAAATTTGAGGCGTGGGAAAGCTTGAAAACCGGCAAAGCACGGGTCGCGCTCGGGCCGCGTTCGGCGGTGTTTGCGCCGCTGGAAAATCTCGGGCTGGTGATTGTCGACGAGGAGCATGAGTCGTCATATAAGCAGTTCGACAAACCGCCGCGCTATCACGCCCGCGATACGGCCATCATGCGAGCCAAGCTTGAGGGCGCGGTTTGCGTGCTTGGCTCGGCCACGCCCTCGTTTGAGTCTTATTACAACGCGCTTTCGGGCAAATACGAATTGCTCACCTTGAGCGAGCGAGCCGACGGCGCCGTTGCGCCGGAAATCAAGCTCGTGCATTTTCCCAAGTCCGCGAAAAAGTCGCAGAATTTAAGCCAGCCGCTGTTTGAGGAAATTGAAAAAAGGCACGCTTCGGGCGAACAGTCGATTCTGTTTTTGAATCGGCGCGGCTTTGCGGGCAGCGTGCGCTGCGAGAAATGCGGCTTCATTGCGATGTGTTCGGACTGCCATGTGCCGCTAGTTTATCATTTTCAAAAAGCGCATTTGCGCTGCCATTATTGCGGAAAAGTCGCCGACACGCTGCACACTTGCCCAAAGTGCGGCGCGAAAGATTTAACGCTCAAAAGCAGCGGCACGGAGAGAATCGAGATAGAACTTGGCCAGCTATTTCCGCCGGACGACATTTCGCGAATGGATTTGGACACGACCGCCGGCAAGGACAAACACGCCGAAATTCTGAAGGATTTTCAAACCGGCAAAACCAAGATTTTGCTCGGCACGCAGATGGTCGCCAAAGGTTTGGACTTTCCAAATGTGACGCTCGTCGGCGTCATCAATGCGGACATCGGCCTCACGTTGCCGGACTTTCGTGCGTCGGAACGGCTGTTTGCGCTGCTCTTGCAAGTGGCCGGACGCGCCGGACGCGGCAAAAAGCAAGGCGAGGTGTTCATGCAGGTGTTCAATTTAGAGAGCGAAGTTTTCCGATTTGTCGCGAAAGGCGATTACGAGATTTTTTATAACTATGAAATTGAGTCACGAAAAGAGCTGTTTTATCCACCGTTTTCGCGCTTGGCTAAAATTGAATTTTCCGGCGAGGAGGAAAATGAGGTGGCATCGGCAGCAGCGGATTTTGCCAAAATTCTGATCCGCGATTTAGACCCGGAATCTTTCGATATTCTCGGCCCCGCACCGGCGGTGATGGCAAAACTCAAAGGGCGCTATCGCCACCAAATTTTGATTAAGCAAAAAGGAACGACGCTGATTTCGAAAAAGCTATTTCGGAAGATGCAATTCGAGTTTAGAAACGAAAGCAAATTTGCGGCAAAAGTGAGGTTAGATATCGATGTGGACACGCAAAGCGTGATGTGA
- a CDS encoding FAD-dependent oxidoreductase yields MKVAVFGGGVAGLSAAINLVDSGYEVELYEKRSVLGGKVSAWKDADGDTIESGLHIVFGGYEELQRLLKHVGAENNYLWKEHALIYAETEGQQSSFKKADFPSPWAELIGGLQADFISLGDKISLIKGLFPALSGNEEYFRSQDDMTYSEWHHLRGCSENSLQRLWRPIALAMNFIEPNVISARPMVTIFKYFGTDYSATRFAFFKDNPGDSMIVPMMKYIESKGGKIIPSARLTKLELNDDGSVKSAVLGNGSTVEADAYVSALPVHSFKKLIPKTWHKHQLFQDIYQFVGSPVANCQLWFDRKITDTDNLMFSHGTTFATFADVSLTCPGDYQKGIGTANGGSVMSLVLAPAHQIMDMPNDVIVENVMRDIHDRFPLSRHAKLLKSTMVKIPESVYKAVPGVDKYRPDQQTPISNFFLAGDYTYQKYLASMEGAALSGKQVAERIRKKFTP; encoded by the coding sequence GTGAAAGTGGCCGTTTTTGGGGGAGGCGTTGCGGGGCTGAGCGCCGCCATCAACCTGGTAGATTCAGGGTATGAAGTTGAATTGTATGAAAAGCGCAGCGTGTTGGGCGGCAAAGTTTCGGCGTGGAAAGATGCCGACGGCGACACCATAGAGTCTGGCTTGCACATCGTTTTCGGCGGTTATGAGGAGCTTCAGCGCTTGCTCAAACATGTCGGCGCGGAAAATAACTACCTTTGGAAAGAACATGCGCTCATTTACGCGGAGACCGAAGGGCAGCAATCCTCGTTTAAAAAAGCCGATTTTCCCAGTCCTTGGGCGGAACTTATCGGCGGACTTCAAGCCGATTTTATCTCGCTCGGCGACAAAATTTCCCTGATTAAAGGACTTTTTCCCGCACTTAGCGGCAACGAAGAATATTTCCGCAGCCAAGATGACATGACCTATTCGGAATGGCATCACTTGCGCGGCTGCTCGGAAAATTCTTTGCAGCGGCTTTGGCGTCCGATTGCGCTCGCCATGAATTTCATCGAGCCGAATGTCATCAGTGCGCGTCCGATGGTCACGATTTTCAAATATTTCGGCACGGATTATAGCGCCACACGCTTCGCCTTTTTCAAGGACAATCCCGGCGACTCGATGATTGTGCCAATGATGAAATATATCGAAAGCAAAGGTGGGAAAATTATCCCGAGCGCGAGGCTCACGAAACTTGAACTGAACGACGATGGCTCAGTAAAAAGCGCCGTGCTCGGCAACGGCTCAACGGTCGAGGCGGATGCGTATGTTTCGGCCTTGCCGGTTCACAGCTTCAAAAAACTGATTCCGAAAACCTGGCACAAGCATCAGCTTTTCCAAGACATTTATCAATTTGTCGGTAGTCCGGTTGCCAACTGCCAGCTTTGGTTCGATAGAAAAATCACCGACACGGACAACCTGATGTTCTCGCACGGCACGACCTTCGCGACCTTCGCCGATGTGTCTTTGACCTGCCCGGGCGATTATCAAAAGGGCATCGGGACGGCGAACGGCGGCAGCGTTATGAGCCTTGTGCTTGCGCCGGCGCATCAGATTATGGACATGCCTAACGATGTGATTGTGGAAAATGTCATGCGCGACATTCACGACCGGTTCCCGCTTTCTCGCCACGCGAAGCTCTTGAAATCCACGATGGTGAAAATTCCCGAGTCGGTGTATAAAGCTGTTCCGGGCGTCGATAAATATCGCCCCGACCAACAAACGCCGATTTCAAACTTCTTCCTTGCGGGCGATTATACCTATCAAAAATATCTCGCCTCGATGGAAGGTGCTGCGCTGAGCGGCAAGCAAGTGGCCGAGCGCATTCGCAAAAAATTCACGCCGTAA
- the bchH gene encoding magnesium chelatase subunit H, translating to MSEMKKIVAVLGMEQYSRRIWTEVKQMLAGEAIVCQYTDIDLENKNPKLAEDISSADCIFASMINFRDQVEWFQEHIEKANVPVVFIFESMPEAMELTKVGSYVVKGGGGGMPDMVKKVAKLLVKGRDEDSLYGYVKLLKLMRTMLPLIPKKAKDFKNWMQVYAYWTNPSAVNIANMFRLILCEYFDMKLKVEAVVDIPTMGLYHPEGEDMFKDMSAFNKWSKKRAKTTGLTAKDAPRIGLIFFRKHLLQEKAYIDDTIKAFEKSGLFVYPVFVMGVEGHVVVRDWLTKEGIDVLVNMMGFGLVGGPAGSTKPGTSTAARDEILRTLNVPYIVAQPLFMQDFESWERVGVAPMQTTITYSLPEMDGAISPIVLGALNDGRIDTVPNRLNRLVHLCNKWATLRRKANKEKKLAFIVYDYPPGLGKKASAALLDVPTTLLEILQRLKKEGYHVGELPATAEDLLKQLDKATDHQAQVGEKDALCVSKSEFATLTTQHERERIENRWGAFPGDIVPMGDDKVFLGGIQFGNIFIGVQPRLGVHGDPMRLIFDKENTPHHQYIAFYRWLSRSLNADAMIHVGMHGSVEWMPGLQLGLTENCWPDALCGELPHLYIYPVNNPSEANMAKRRGLATMISHAIPPLSRSGLYKELPALKEMLDDYRERGLDKTADEETQEAVLQKVAQLNLNDDCPRVQGESFSDYLSRLYIYLRELENRLISNSLHVFGKAAPIESQIVTVTETLKVRGNGNALPSIFLKTMPEGMMYQNSYSVLAAHSRQGEQKAIELREKIDDACKNFVQKAIFEHTHPKEIFGQLTQNAPVTEEMAGALDSALREGRQIVKALEDNSGEMNAIVHVLNGGYLPAGPGGDIIRDGANVLPTGRNIHAIDPWRIPSEAAFTRGTQIADSIVKRHYEENGGLYPETIAQVLWGLDTIKTKGEAVAVIIRLMGGQPAYDAQGKISHYELIPLEKLGRPRIDVVMQLSPVFRDTFGILMNHLDKLVQEAAKADEPHDMNYIKKHVDEALANGAEFESATARQFTQAPGAYGTYVDDMVEDSAWESEEDLDNVFIRRNAYAYGGKRHGAKETEILKGLMSTVDRVVHQVDSVEFGISDIDHYFSSSGSLQLSARRNNPRAQQNDIKLNYVEAFTADVKIDDVDTALRVEYRTKLLNPKWYEGMLQHGHSGATEISNRFTYMLGWDAVTKSVDDWVYKKAAETYAFDPNMRERLMKANPQAMKNIVGRLLEANGRGMWEADQDTIDQLQELYSDLEDRLEGIQQEEA from the coding sequence ATGAGCGAGATGAAAAAAATTGTAGCGGTTCTTGGTATGGAGCAATACAGCCGCCGCATCTGGACTGAGGTCAAGCAGATGCTCGCTGGTGAGGCAATTGTCTGCCAATACACCGATATCGATTTGGAAAATAAGAATCCGAAGCTTGCCGAAGACATCAGCAGTGCCGACTGCATTTTTGCCAGCATGATCAACTTCCGCGACCAAGTCGAATGGTTCCAGGAACATATTGAAAAAGCGAATGTGCCGGTTGTCTTTATTTTTGAATCCATGCCAGAGGCGATGGAATTAACGAAAGTTGGCAGCTATGTTGTTAAAGGCGGCGGCGGCGGAATGCCCGACATGGTCAAAAAAGTGGCCAAATTGCTCGTGAAAGGCCGCGACGAAGACTCGCTCTATGGCTATGTAAAGCTACTGAAACTCATGCGCACCATGCTTCCGCTGATCCCCAAAAAAGCGAAAGATTTCAAAAATTGGATGCAAGTTTATGCGTATTGGACGAATCCTTCCGCGGTCAATATTGCCAACATGTTTCGGCTAATCCTTTGCGAATATTTCGACATGAAGCTTAAGGTGGAAGCCGTTGTGGATATTCCAACCATGGGGCTTTATCACCCCGAAGGCGAGGATATGTTCAAAGATATGAGCGCTTTTAACAAATGGAGCAAAAAACGCGCGAAAACCACCGGCCTTACAGCGAAGGACGCCCCGCGCATTGGACTGATCTTTTTCAGAAAGCATCTTTTGCAGGAAAAAGCCTATATCGATGACACCATTAAAGCATTTGAAAAATCAGGGCTGTTTGTCTATCCAGTTTTTGTGATGGGCGTAGAAGGCCATGTGGTGGTTCGCGATTGGCTCACAAAAGAAGGCATCGATGTTTTGGTGAACATGATGGGATTCGGCCTTGTTGGAGGACCGGCGGGCTCGACGAAGCCCGGCACTTCGACCGCCGCACGCGATGAAATTCTGCGCACGCTGAATGTGCCGTATATCGTGGCGCAGCCGCTTTTCATGCAAGATTTTGAATCGTGGGAGCGTGTTGGCGTTGCGCCGATGCAAACCACCATCACCTATTCGCTGCCCGAAATGGACGGCGCAATTTCTCCAATTGTGCTCGGCGCACTGAATGATGGCAGAATCGACACCGTTCCGAATCGTCTCAATCGCTTGGTTCATCTTTGCAACAAATGGGCAACGCTGCGTCGCAAAGCCAATAAAGAGAAAAAATTGGCGTTCATTGTTTATGACTATCCGCCCGGACTTGGCAAAAAAGCCAGCGCCGCACTTTTGGATGTGCCAACCACGCTGCTTGAGATTTTGCAACGCCTGAAAAAAGAAGGCTATCACGTGGGTGAACTTCCCGCAACCGCCGAAGATCTCTTAAAACAGCTGGATAAAGCAACTGATCATCAAGCGCAAGTCGGCGAAAAAGACGCGCTATGCGTTTCCAAATCAGAATTTGCTACGCTTACCACGCAGCACGAACGCGAACGCATTGAGAATCGCTGGGGCGCATTTCCTGGCGATATTGTCCCGATGGGCGACGATAAAGTCTTTCTCGGTGGCATTCAGTTCGGCAATATTTTCATCGGCGTGCAACCCAGACTTGGCGTGCATGGCGACCCGATGCGCCTCATTTTTGATAAAGAAAACACACCGCACCATCAATATATCGCGTTTTACCGTTGGCTCAGTCGCAGCCTCAACGCCGATGCGATGATTCATGTCGGCATGCACGGTTCGGTCGAATGGATGCCCGGACTTCAGCTTGGCCTGACCGAAAACTGCTGGCCGGATGCACTCTGCGGCGAACTTCCGCACCTTTATATTTATCCGGTCAATAACCCGAGCGAGGCCAACATGGCCAAGCGTCGCGGCCTGGCCACCATGATTTCGCACGCCATTCCGCCACTTTCGCGCTCCGGTCTTTATAAGGAACTGCCTGCGCTGAAAGAAATGCTCGACGACTATCGCGAGCGTGGTTTGGACAAAACGGCTGACGAGGAAACGCAAGAAGCCGTTCTGCAAAAAGTTGCTCAGCTTAACCTCAACGACGATTGCCCGCGCGTTCAAGGCGAAAGTTTCTCGGATTATCTCAGCCGACTTTATATCTATTTGCGCGAGCTTGAAAATCGCTTGATTTCCAATTCGCTGCATGTTTTCGGAAAAGCCGCGCCGATTGAATCGCAAATCGTCACCGTCACCGAAACGCTAAAAGTTCGAGGAAACGGCAACGCCTTGCCATCGATTTTCCTCAAAACCATGCCAGAAGGCATGATGTATCAAAATAGCTATTCCGTTTTGGCCGCACACTCGCGCCAAGGCGAGCAAAAAGCGATTGAACTACGCGAAAAAATTGACGACGCGTGCAAAAACTTTGTGCAAAAAGCCATTTTCGAACACACGCATCCAAAAGAAATTTTCGGTCAGTTGACGCAAAACGCACCGGTCACTGAAGAAATGGCTGGCGCGTTGGATTCGGCGCTTCGTGAAGGCCGCCAAATCGTGAAAGCGCTGGAAGACAATAGCGGCGAAATGAACGCAATTGTTCATGTGCTGAACGGCGGCTACTTGCCAGCAGGCCCCGGCGGCGACATTATTCGCGACGGCGCCAATGTGCTCCCAACCGGGCGCAACATCCACGCCATTGACCCATGGCGCATTCCATCCGAAGCGGCCTTTACGCGCGGGACGCAAATCGCCGATTCCATTGTGAAACGCCACTACGAAGAAAATGGCGGCCTTTATCCCGAAACCATCGCGCAAGTGCTTTGGGGCTTGGACACCATCAAAACGAAGGGCGAAGCCGTTGCTGTGATTATCCGGCTTATGGGCGGCCAACCGGCGTATGACGCGCAGGGCAAAATCAGCCACTACGAACTTATTCCGCTTGAAAAGCTGGGGCGTCCGCGTATTGATGTCGTCATGCAGCTCAGCCCGGTTTTCCGCGACACATTCGGCATTTTGATGAATCATTTGGACAAACTCGTTCAAGAAGCGGCCAAAGCCGACGAGCCGCACGACATGAACTACATCAAGAAGCATGTCGACGAAGCGCTCGCGAACGGGGCGGAATTTGAAAGCGCAACCGCCCGCCAATTCACGCAAGCGCCCGGCGCTTACGGAACTTATGTGGATGACATGGTCGAAGATTCTGCTTGGGAAAGCGAAGAAGACCTGGATAATGTTTTCATCCGCAGAAATGCTTACGCGTACGGCGGCAAACGCCACGGCGCAAAGGAAACTGAGATTTTGAAAGGCTTGATGAGCACGGTCGATCGTGTGGTGCATCAGGTGGATTCGGTGGAGTTCGGCATTTCGGACATCGACCACTATTTCTCATCGTCGGGTTCGTTGCAACTTTCGGCGCGCCGCAACAATCCGAGAGCGCAGCAAAACGACATCAAGCTGAACTATGTGGAAGCCTTTACGGCGGATGTGAAAATCGACGATGTCGATACCGCGTTGCGCGTGGAATATCGCACGAAGCTCCTGAACCCGAAGTGGTACGAAGGCATGCTTCAGCACGGCCACAGCGGCGCAACGGAAATCAGCAACCGCTTTACCTACATGCTCGGTTGGGACGCCGTCACCAAGAGCGTCGATGATTGGGTTTATAAAAAAGCGGCGGAAACCTACGCTTTTGACCCGAACATGCGCGAGCGCTTGATGAAGGCCAATCCACAGGCGATGAAAAACATCGTTGGGCGCTTGCTCGAAGCCAACGGTCGTGGCATGTGGGAAGCCGATCAAGACACCATCGATCAGCTTCAGGAACTTTACTCCGACTTGGAAGATCGCTTGGAAGGCATCCAACAAGAGGAAGCCTAA
- a CDS encoding Gfo/Idh/MocA family protein, whose amino-acid sequence MQEKIKVGFIGSGFARATQAPAFALFDEATLFAVASPTARRRERFAADYRIPHAFENWQELIACNPDLICITTPPNTHAEMAIAALEKNVHVICEKPFAMNTTEAENMLRAAETNPLLTIVDHELRLLPAVKWMKKMIAKGTLGDIFSVRAEALFSSRNDPERHWNWWSDRAQGGGALGAVGSHFIDLCHFLIGATESVCAELHQHYPFRPDKNGAPQVVTSDDGFDLMLKFGKDSLAPKKIAVLTATTVESYTAFKFEVSGSLGTLRLLGDGNLYLAQRESAKGGRSTQTAESFCPLQPELDETDRLIASKLQGSALEKQGIFAQAFAHLAHASLKAIREGSRQIEGAATFQDGLHCQKVMDAAHRSAQKQAWETLTLKF is encoded by the coding sequence ATGCAAGAAAAAATCAAAGTTGGATTCATTGGCAGCGGATTTGCACGAGCCACCCAAGCGCCGGCATTTGCTTTGTTCGACGAAGCCACACTTTTTGCAGTGGCCAGCCCAACTGCGCGGCGCCGCGAGCGGTTTGCCGCAGATTATCGCATTCCGCACGCATTTGAGAATTGGCAGGAACTCATCGCCTGCAACCCCGATTTGATTTGCATTACCACGCCGCCAAACACCCATGCGGAAATGGCCATTGCCGCACTCGAAAAAAATGTTCATGTCATTTGCGAAAAACCATTCGCCATGAACACAACCGAAGCAGAAAACATGCTGCGCGCGGCTGAAACGAACCCGTTGCTAACGATTGTCGATCATGAGCTTCGACTTTTGCCTGCGGTGAAATGGATGAAAAAAATGATAGCGAAAGGCACGCTCGGCGATATTTTTTCGGTGCGTGCGGAAGCGCTATTTTCAAGCCGCAACGACCCCGAGCGCCATTGGAACTGGTGGAGCGATCGCGCGCAAGGTGGCGGAGCGCTTGGCGCGGTTGGCTCTCACTTCATCGATTTGTGCCATTTCCTGATTGGCGCAACTGAAAGCGTTTGCGCTGAGCTTCACCAACATTATCCGTTTCGGCCTGATAAAAACGGAGCGCCTCAAGTGGTTACTTCCGACGACGGCTTCGACCTGATGCTGAAATTTGGCAAGGATTCGCTTGCACCGAAAAAAATAGCCGTTCTAACCGCCACAACCGTCGAGTCCTACACAGCTTTTAAGTTTGAAGTTTCCGGCAGCTTAGGCACCTTGCGCTTGCTCGGCGACGGCAATCTTTATTTGGCTCAGCGCGAATCCGCCAAAGGCGGGCGCAGCACGCAAACTGCCGAAAGTTTTTGCCCGCTTCAGCCTGAATTGGACGAAACCGACCGGCTGATTGCGTCTAAACTACAAGGCAGCGCATTAGAGAAGCAAGGGATTTTTGCCCAAGCTTTTGCGCATTTAGCGCATGCCTCACTCAAAGCGATCCGCGAAGGCTCACGGCAAATTGAAGGCGCGGCGACGTTCCAAGATGGGCTACATTGCCAAAAAGTGATGGACGCTGCGCACCGTTCGGCGCAAAAACAGGCATGGGAAACCTTAACCTTGAAGTTTTAA